GTGGATGCCTTGGTTGAAATGAAAAGAGTTGTAGATTTCAGGTTTCATGTCAAAGCAATAAATATATTAGATTATATCTTAGTATCGATTCATTGGATCTTGAAGTGGTAAACATGAGACTTGTGGTAAATCAAGTTATGTTTCATAAGCAAAAAAAGTTTAATTGGACATTCCCTGTTACCCAATATAACTATCCCATTGATTTTTTTCAGCCAGCCCCAAACAGATCCCATCTTCATTACATAGCCCCAGTTGGGCATCCTACCCTAGATGCTTCAAGTGAGGAATATGACATTAAGGGGCAAAATAATACCTACACTGTGCTGTCAAAAAATGAGATCAAGCCTCATTAAAAACAGTATATTTACATCAATGCCATTGATTTCAATGATAGAAATTTTGATCTTTTATCAGTTTGTTGTGCTTTCTTCCCTGTGCAGCATATTTAGGATCTATGGTAAATGCACATTCAGTTCTCAAGTTTGGTTTCAGCTGGGGATATATTAGCTAATGAGATCCAAACCAGCGGGGCTCTCTAAGCTACAAAACACAATACCTACTATTAACTTGAGTAGTATTTTTAGTGATAGGATTCTTTGAAGTCTCCAGGATTCAGAGCAAATGAAATTCCAGCATCTTTCCCATCTGAACAAGTTCAAAGGTGCAGATATCTCCTACCTTGAAGCCATTTTCAACTGAGATTTTAAGCCAAGAACCACATATACAAAACCTGCCACTGCTATTCCTGTGCTTCAGATTCATCTGCCATGATATTCCCTTTCGATCTCTGAGAGTCATCTCACAGCTTTCCTTAAGATCATTGGACTTCGCAAAGTTCTCAGGAACATACTGTAGGGTCATTCAACAAAAAAcacttttttattcatttagagagagaaagagagaagtgaTAATAAATATAAACTCTCACCAAACAAGACTGATCTAGGAAAGACTGCCTGATAGAAATTGAAAAACAAGGATTTCTGGGCTGATCATCATTCACATCAGAATCCAACACAGTAACATCAAATACCATAGCACCATCGGGTCTGAAACCAAGTAAAAAAGGCCGAGTTAAAACAAGTAAGCACCAAGGAAAAGCTGAttcttttattaaagaaaaaaaaaaatcgaaaaacAGATGATTTGTAtagaaactattttttttagaaatccAAGTTGAGAAGTTTTGCTTGAgcactttctttttcttagatCTTTGAaagaaaagttgaaaaaaaTCAACCGCCAAAGAGGGATACTTCCTCCGGATGATCAGGGGTGTGTGGAAATCCTTGGTAAAAAAGTCAAGTAACATTCCCACAAGTTGAAAGGGAAGCAAtctcattttcaaattttcaggCTTTATGTTCAAGAACTCATAAAGTTTCCATGGACGAACATCTTTCCCGAGCTAATGAGCCTAAAAATGCAgatgtcttcttccttcaagagATTTGCAGCTGAGAACTCAAGCCAGCCAGGTCCTATGTCAACTCCACCATCAAATCTCCGTTTTAGTTTCAATGGCCATGTTCTTCCCTTTTGATCTTTGAGCACCACTTCAGATATTTTTCCCAACAGACCACAAAATTTAGCAAAACTCTTTGAAATATCCTGCACCATTAAACACAAACACCTTGACTTCCATAATAAACATACACTAGTAAATTCAGCAAGAAACAAGGCATAATGAATTAACCAATGCCCACTTAAAAGTGTCTTCAAGGTACAAGATGAAGCCACCTAGATCTTACCATATCAGCAGAGAATTTAATGAGTAATAAAATTTCCCATGGTAGAGATATCTGTTATTCATATTCAAAAATTCAAGCTCAAAGATCAAAATGACTATTAGTTAGGACAACTATTTCCTTAAACTCTAGTCCTGCTGTAacaaatgatatttttttttcgttttgaAATAATAATTGTGTTGCATCACACAATTGATGAGTTAATAAAGACAGTTATTATGGTGTCTCCTAGGCATCCAAGCACCTTCTTGGGTCCAGGGCGACCACAAGCCTTGTTTGATGCAAGAAAGACGATTGCCTTGGATGCCTAAGCATCGCCTTGAACGCCTTGGCAATGTCGTGTGGCCTTGTGATGTTATATTATATCAGTTTCTTGACACTTAACAAGTttacattgatttatgtttattattattattttttacgaATATGCTAATATTATCTCTTATGCTCTGTTTATTAcatgttggttttctcatattggGTCAATACTagtataattatatcatattacaTTGATGTGGCTTCTATGTTGCaaataagcataattatataaaattatcattgttatACTACATATACTTCATGCCTAGGTGACACCTAGGCAGGCATCTTGTCACCTAGGTACCCCTCCAATGCCTTTGGTTGCCTACTCACCTTGACATCTTAATAAAATTAATCACCAGTCTaagcaaaaaagaagataaagtaGTTGCTTGCTCTaaattctttcatttttctataGGATCCATTCTACTTCTCAACTGAAGCTAAACTAAAACTCTTTAAATATTACACATatattagttttttcttttgagaaaaaaaggagtccagaaattattttttttgggggaggggggagggttaTGATGTGTGCTTTGAAGCTGCCAGATATTAGATTGTTTATGCCTACACAAATGGCTTTAATCAGAAGAGATACAAACTTCCCAAATTATGGGTTGTGTCAAACCTAGATGAAAGTGCCCCACAGGAAATATACATTTTGGTTCACACATTTAGTTGGGTGCAAGTTCTTTGTTTGCAGGGTGAGAACTGGTATTAGCTCCTAGAAAGGGAAAGTGtacaaccaaaacaaataaaacaccATCTGCATTCGGAATGAAACTGAAAAGTagctttttttcttggggggtggggtggggtggggaggaGAACTGTAGCTCAGATCATAAAATACCCACCAACCTATTAAACATGCTCCCACCCCCCAAAGTTATGGATCAGTTAATTCCTACAAAAAATTGGAGGCAGTTAAGGATAAGAATGGGTTTTTTTTACTTCTAATGAATAACAATTTattaaaaagaaggaaaaagtacAAGAACAAACACTAAATCCACCAAAGAAGCAAAAGTCGGGCCATTGGCTAAAACCCAACAAGCGTAAGTGCTTTATCCAAACCTTCTCTACATAATTACTATACAGAACTTCTTAAAAGTAAACAGTAAACTCAACCCCAGTTTGGAAAATGGATTACAAAACAATGTTGCAGTTCCAGTACCATGCCACCCTTCATTCATCATATCTGAAAATGgatgattaataaaaaaaactagtaaacagagagagagagatgggttaTCTCTCACCATAACAGATTTGTTAAGGTTATGTTTATCAAGATAGATCACAAAAAAAGGATGCATGGGTCCCATCCGATCAGCCTGTCGATATTGCCTCCCACACACATTAGCGTCCAACACAATAACATCAAAAAGAAGACCACCTTTCTGTCTGAAACAAAGTCACAATAGCCAAGGAAAATGTTAGTTGCTAGGAAACTCTCTATACAAAATCATCTCCAAAAAACAGAGGACCAATAAGTCCATGGACACACATTTGCGTGGAACAAATGAGCTTGAAGATGCAGacgtcttcttccttcaagcaATTTGAAACTGCAAACTTATGCCAGCCACTTCCTATTGACATCCGTCCATCGGCTTTCAAGAAGTTTAGATTCACTGGCCATGTCCTTCCCTTTGGATCTCTGAGGACTGCCTTGCAGCTTTTTCCACTCAAGCCAATAGATCTCACAAAGACCTTCGGAATTTTCTGCAACATACCACAATAATGTCACTGTATGATACTGAAACAACCACACAAAGATGTTTGGCGGGGGAGAGATACCATTATAGAATAGTTCAGGTTAAATCGCCTCACTGGAACAACAAAAGAAGTATGCCTAATCTTGGAAGAGGTAGCATATATTTTAGCTGCCTTTTGTCCTTCACCATGGCCAATGCAAAGTTTCCGTAAGTAACTCATAAGTATTGAAGAAAAACTACGAGATTGTAAACAGACCACTAAATATATGAACATACTGTTAATCTCTTCCACAACTGTGGTCTCGTTGcctcttctttcatctttctccagtgtttcatcttcttttttaacataaaatattGGATACTTTCTCTCACAGCCATTACGGTCAAACACCATAGTTTCAAACACTAAACCACCTTCATGTCTGAAGACCATGAAATCCCCAACGACAAGATCATGGTCTTGAGCGAAGCCTACCCAACCCTCCTGAAAATGAAATCCCTTAACCTTCACATGCCAGGATTTCCCACGATGACTGTGGCTCTTCAATATAGCTTCTCCTTCCTCGCCATTCTCATCAGTGAGGTGCTTGAGAAATGCATTCGGAATTGCCTGAAACAACTTTAGTAGCATTGCTTACATACATAAATGTAGCATGAATATAACATATTACCATACAATGGGGAGgaggtgggagagagagagaaagactcaCAATTTCTTGAAATGAACCAGGTAGTATGGGCTTGAAGAAGCATGGTTTCCTCTGAGTCATTCTTGCAATCACCATTCTGAGGAAGAATTCATCTTAGTCAGTTATATGTTTTTGAAGTctaatttttgtttcatttctaGGCGGTGTTTGGTGCTAAACTTGCAAATCTCCCCTTTGGAAGGTCATCTAGGTTGCAGCATTTAATTTTACCAGAAAGACATAACTCTTGCCATTAAACAGTACAATAAAACTGAAGTCAATTAAGCCTTTTCTGaactaaatgggatcagctAAATAGACTCTGTTTCACCATTCAACTCTTTTTAGTTATGTTAGATGTAAACCCAAAGCATCCATATCTTTTCTCACTACTTCCAGAGTCACTTTTGACTACCCCTTGCTCTTTTAGGTCCTATAATCTGTATACTCCAAACCAGTGCACTCAATGGCCTCCTTACCAGTTCCACTGCACTGTCCCAAttcaaaaacagaatttttattcacccatcTAGAAAGCAGCTCAGTGAGACTCACTTGTGGCCATGTTTATTACTTGGTCAGAATTGTCAGATCGACATGGTGGGCCAATGCAAGAATAGCAAAGTTTTTAATTTGAGAACAAGTTCAGTAGGTTAAATAATTCTGCTTGGTGCATGTGAAGTTgaaaaatgcacccaaaaatAGATTAAATCACGAacatgaaaacataaaaaatcaactaaatcgcaaatgaaaaaaagaaaaaatgaaacgCAACACCATAAAAGAACTCAGCCAAAAGGGAATTATTTATGATGTTGAGTCGTACATTATCAACAACTTATTAAGGGAACCAGTGCAAGACAACCGCTGGGTTATTCAACTAGGTCTCCCAACCCTTTTTCATCAGATGGAAACTTTCTACAACTGTATGAAAGGAAGTCACAAGATAGCAACAACTATTACACTAATAACACATATATATGATCCACTAACCTTGAGGATTCTCTGTTTTTCCCTCTCATGATTCACAGATGATCAAAAATAATTCTCAATACCTTGTAAACAATGTTACCATTACACAGGTTACAATAATAAAAGCCAATGTTTCCTGACCCCAAAAATAAGATCAAAGACGCTGTTAAAAAAGTTTTACAGTTTATAAATACATAAACACCAACTATCATTTCACTGTGAAGTTTTAAGCAATGTGAAACAGGACCAAGGATCTGATTTCCTGCTTATTCACTAAAATTCACTTGTGAcattggagaaagaaagtcaAAATCTGGAAGCCATATCAAACCAATGATTTTAAGCACCTGAGAAGCTTCTTTGTTGAGAAATTTTCAGGGCCAGACGGCCAGACTCTACACAACTAGATATAATCTCACTGTTAAAATATCCTACAGCAAGGACAGAGTATCATTATAGTTCATTGGGGCATAAGATCATCGTTTCCCTCCATCCTCCTTGTTTCTAGATTTCCACTCAACAACCAAACTTTACCTTATGGCTTATGGAGATATGTTAACTTATTAGATTATACTAGTTCAATCTAGTCTAGTTTAGGTTTGTAACTTTTTAAAAGGtggctttgttgatgattaATGGTAACAAGAAAATAATTACAGCAAAAAAACCTAAATAAGAATAGAATATTACCTAAACATAAATGTACTGTAGTTGGGTTTTAATCACTCAATTAGATAAAGTAATTAACTTTTAGGTGATCATAACATCTGATAACATCTGAACTCCACAGGAAAGGCAAACTTTAAGCAAGTCAAAACTAAGTATCTGAGTGCACATTGAATCAAGATATTCATATAGCTGACTTCGCCCTAGACATATTGAAACCAATAAGCAAAATTCATATATCAGACTTCAGCTAATCTTCTCTAACTATAAGGTGACATAAAGGAAGTGTTTTTAAGCTAAATGTCCTTTAAGGTTAAAGCTTTTTGTCCAATCTGTTATCCTCTCAGAAATGTTCTAACCCATTATCAAATCAAACTAATTTAACAAAGCTAACTTCATATACCTTCAATAGTTTTAGATTATCAGATGCAAACTAGCACTTCCTTCAAAGACGATGTCAGTGGTCTCTAAACTAGGACAGTATaaactttttttaaaaagaaaaaagaagagaaaagagaagatgggTTACCAGCGCTAACGAAAGGAGAGGAAAGTTTGGAACTTGAAACAGAGTTCTTTCTACAACATAAACAGGAAGAAAGGAGAATTCAGATAAAAAAGAATTTTCTTGATTGCAAGTTCTTCAAATAAATGAGGTAAGATAGGCTTGAAGAAAGCATTCTTCCAGCTGCTCCTGGAGGAAAGATCAAATGGAAACTAGAAATAATCCAACTCTAAAATCTTATCAACAAACACTTTCTGCTGAAGAGGAAAACACGTCCCGTCCCATCCCATCCCTTCGTAGACAGGGAAGTAGGAGATCATTTCGTTGAAGGGGGTGGCGAACCTATTGAAAAAGCACGGACGTGAAGAGTCTTCTCAATCTATCCCTGGACTAGAATCGTGGCAGTAAAATGGGGCCCACTTGAAGATATAAGatgcattttaatttttttcccccaccccaaaaaaaaaattcttattcaAGGTGTGGTCAATTGGTCTGGTTCTGGTCTATTGGTTCGGTTTTTTAGCGGTTTCGGCTTTAAGTTATCAGGACCATAACTAGACCACTAAGCTTATCGGATCCAAAACTGTGACTCATGACtgttaactaatgggtggttTGGTTCCAATTCTtaataggggtgtaaatgaatagccgaaatccattttcgtatccgtgtaGCACTAgtcgaatccatccgaaagctaaacggatgcggatatggataggctatagctatccgaaaagctatatttacatgcaaacggataaaatatccgattcgtatccatatccgtatctgtttagcactattcgtattcgtccgatagctaattggatgcggatatagca
The sequence above is a segment of the Telopea speciosissima isolate NSW1024214 ecotype Mountain lineage chromosome 7, Tspe_v1, whole genome shotgun sequence genome. Coding sequences within it:
- the LOC122667135 gene encoding putative B3 domain-containing protein REM15; protein product: MGPMHPFFVIYLDKHNLNKSVMDISKSFAKFCGLLGKISEVVLKDQKGRTWPLKLKRRFDGGVDIGPGWLEFSAANLLKEEDICIFRLISSGKIPDGAMVFDVTVLDSDVNDDQPRNPCFSISIRQSFLDQSCLYVPENFAKSNDLKESCEMTLRDRKGISWQMNLKHRNSSGRFCICGSWLKISVENGFKVGDICTFELVQMGKMLEFHLL
- the LOC122667133 gene encoding B3 domain-containing protein Os01g0723500-like, producing the protein MVIARMTQRKPCFFKPILPGSFQEIAIPNAFLKHLTDENGEEGEAILKSHSHRGKSWHVKVKGFHFQEGWVGFAQDHDLVVGDFMVFRHEGGLVFETMVFDRNGCERKYPIFYVKKEDETLEKDERRGNETTVVEEINSMFIYLVVCLQSRSFSSILMSYLRKLCIGHGEGQKAAKIYATSSKIRHTSFVVPVRRFNLNYSIMKIPKVFVRSIGLSGKSCKAVLRDPKGRTWPVNLNFLKADGRMSIGSGWHKFAVSNCLKEEDVCIFKLICSTQMCVHGLIGPLFFGDDFV